Part of the Anopheles coluzzii chromosome 3, AcolN3, whole genome shotgun sequence genome is shown below.
CGgtaagaaagcaaaaaaagccaTTGTGAAGAGCGCGCATAAAAGGACAACTGTTTTCGTGGAAATATTTAGATGTAGAATAAACCAAAATAACTTCAAACTATACACTAAGTTTTGGATTGGCTGTGTATGATTATTTGGGATGTTTAATATCACAATCAATAAATTAACACAGCACGCGGCTCCGTTTTATACAGCGTTATGATGCTGTgtgctttattttctttatttattttttccaacGATTTGTTGTgcctcacaaacacactgccGTTATCAAATATGATTCTTATTGGATTGAGATGTTACTGCTTTTCTCATCCGGGTTTGATCCCGGTTTACAAAACCCTGCCGCCGGTTATGGTCATTCTACTTTCCTGTCGCGTGTTAGTTATTAGAAcgcataaataaatattaacacATTTATAAGAGCGCATTTAAATGTAATTCGTCAACGTTTCTCAGAAGTAGACATTGATGTTGGGCTACAAACAACATAAATATGTGTTTTATAATTCCTTACTAGTTCCATCACTTCACTAAGGAACAGTTAAGTCACGAAGTGTGTGAttgctgtgtgtgagtgttgtgtCTTATAGAAAGATTCAGTTATGATTTTCCTTACAGAAGGAAGGTAATAGAGTTAATAATTGTCAATTAATGCATGCCTCGGTGAGCTTTTCTCCGTCTGTCTCTGTTCTTTTCCTCCTCAATTTGAGATTACAGCCAGCTGTACGAtcttcgttgttgttgttgctgttgttgttgaatatTCACGTACACTTTCGCAATGTACGTGATGCGATCTGTGTAACCAGTGGTCAAGGAATGGTTCAGCATTGTAGTAACACAGACCGTCGGGATCGGTTAGTGCGCGAGCTGTGTCAAGTCAAGATACGCTTCCAGAGCCGAGTAGCGTACCATAGCCATGGTTAGATTGTTCGCACTCGTTTAATCCGAGCGCGGGGTGAGATTGTTTTCCTTCGGCTGCAGCAGCTCCTCCACGATGCAGTCCACCATCTCGCGTAGCGTTGCCTTGGAACCGTTCCAGTCACTAAAATATTAGAAAAATCACATTACAATCCTTGAAGCACCCTGTGCCGTATGTACAccgctgctcgaaaactgctcgaatcgCCCTCGACCTGAGCTTTCCAGCAGCGGTTGCATGCCAGCGCAGCAGCTTGCAAGCAATACCACCGAACCGTTCAAACTTACCGTTGCCCCGGCTGTGCACACATTTCGGCGTAATACTTAATTTTCGGCTCGGTGCCGCTCGTACGCAGCGTCACGACGGCACCATTTTCGAACGAGAACGTTATCATCTGCGAGCTCTTGCTCGTCGGCAGCACCGCACGGCCATCCGGTTGGGAAGAATCGTACCCGGTGGTCAGATCCCGTACGTCCGCTATCTTAAACCGACCGGCACCGACCGTCTGGGGGTAATTTTCATCCTGTTGCGCGTCGCCGGCCGGGCCCATGTTGCGGATACGCTTGAAGATACGCTCCATCACCGGTGGCTCGTAGCAGAAGTGATACGAAGCGAGTGTACAGTGAAAGCCGTAGATGTCGTACAGTTCGTTCAGCTTGTCGGCAAGCGATTGGTTCGAGGTGGCACGCAGATAGCACGCCATCGTCGCCAGATGGCAGGCCGCACTGACGCCATCCTTGTCCAGTACGGTGGGCGAAAACATGAACCCGATCGCTTCCTCGAACGCAAACAGTACCGTTTTGCCCTGGGCAAGCAGTTCCACCGATTTATTACCTacaaaagagcaaaaagaGGGCATGAATAAGCGCTGCAGTCAGCAGAGCGCACTTAATTGACTAATGGAGAGCGAGAGTGTACTCGCGCTGCTAATAGAATTAGTTTAAAACTACAATCCCCATGAGCGGGAGCGCGCGCGATGCAGAAATATATCTTGTACGATTATCTTTCATTAACCCTTCTCGAGATCAAGCAAGCGTAATCTAATTAAACACTCAAGCTTGCTACACTAGCTCCAAATCGAACAAAGACACAAAGAGGTACGAGCCATTCTTACCCATCCACTTGAAGCCGGTCAGCGTTTCGATAAAGTTCAGTCCATCAACGTTCGCAATCGAGCGGCACATCTTGCTGCTGACCGTGCTCGCAATTAGATAGCAATCGGACAGACTCCGGTCCGGGTACTGCTCCCGGTAGCATCGTATAGCCCACCAGCCCAGCAGTGCGCCCAGCTCATTGCCACTGAAAACACGCCATTCACCTCTGTGGAATCCCGAAAAAagacagaaaagaaaaagaatattACAATAAGAAACAGTTACACTCTCTtctcctccttcccctcccctACTTACTTGGCATCCTTTTCAGCACAAGCCAACCGGTCCGCGTCCGGATCGTTAGCCAGTATCACGTCGCATCCGGTTTCGTTAGCGAGCTGCATCGACAGCACCAGGCTCGATTTGCCCTCCTCCGGGTTGGGGAACTTTACCGTCCGAAACTCGGGATCGGGATCGCGCTGCTCCGGCACCGCTACGACTGCCGGCAGCCGGGCACACTCGAACGCTTTCACCACGAACGGGTAGCCGACGCCGTGCATGGCCGAGTAGACGAAGCGCAGCGGGCTGGCTGCGTTGTAGTCCCGGATGAAGGGTTGCGGTACGTTCGCCTGCAGCTTGCGGAAGTACAGCTCCACCATCTGGTCGTACGGATCGTTAAGTTTGtcggacagcagcagctccaggtTCCAGGACGATTCGAGCGGTCTGGCGCGGGTGGGAGAAGAGCTTTCGTTAGCTTGTTGCAATCATTTGGGGGTGTAGTTTACAGTTCGAGTGGCGCTTTTGAGGGTAGCCAGAAAGCAAGACCACTTTTATTACTTTCTGTTTGACTTCTGATACAACGCAGACCATACAAAGATTGGACCAAAAGTCCTTAAAGAACGGAATTTATGCTTTCTTGAAAATTACAAATTAAATGGACCACTTTCTCGCCGAAtggaaaacaatcaatccTCCTTTAGAATTGTGCTTTTCGTGAAAGGAgtcaccacacaacacacaaaccatcACAAGATAGAGTTCGTACGACATTTACTTTCCTTCGCTGTGGTGGGTTAGATGGGCTTGTGACCACAGAGATACTAGTAGAGCTCATGGCTGCATTCCTCATCATCCAACATCTTCGTTAGTTGGAAAAGCTTGCGGCCAACTTTCACAGACATAACTTTCTTGCCGTTGGCCATTCCGGATAGAAACCGACACCTTCCAAACAAACGCGTTGCTTCCGAGAGCGGCATTACTGACGCTCAGCCAACAACCTTGCTAAACACGAAGCAAACAAGGTCCAAACGACACCTCTGTCATGCTGTTTGCATACTTACAGGcgaaaactatttcaaacGCAATCCGCAGCACAAGCTTTTATCAAACGTGtgacactctctctctctttcagcAGCGTTTGTCACCTTGGAACAGACATCCTTCCTTGcgaccagagagagagagagagcagagcATTTCAAAACTAATTTCCAAAGTGCTGAAAAGCCCATTCTACAATTAATTCCTCCGGTTTTACAGCATCTCGGCGAGCGGCGGCTGAAAGCCACAGGAAATTTACGCTTCGTTTGATCTACGGCGAACGTCGTCATCGCAAAGAGGTGACCACCCCGTTTGCTCCCTCCTCTTCCTTTTTGCCATGGTGGgctgccaccaccatcaacgtTCGTGGTGGTTGGCCTGCCCTGGCAGAACGTTGTCAAAGCTGATCCTTTTTTGTACTCGTAGGATCAGGATACGGAAGGCAAGCAGAGTCAGAAAAGGTGGCTGGCTGTTCTTTGGATAGCgtcaacaaaatgcaaaaaagggaagaaatggTTCATTTCAAGCCGTGCCGTAAGTTACTTTCGTCCTTTTTGACGCTTCTCACCAGCAATGGAATGGAAGGTAAaagcagcaccggcagcagctggTAAAAGTTACAACGTACTCTGCACCTTAGCAAAGGCTAAAGATGGGATGAAcgatggtggtagtggttgTTGAATGTGCTTTTACTGCCGGGCCGGTTAATGGTTTTGCACCGAAAGCACCgagagcgcgagagagagagagagcgggtaTTACGTTTGCATTTCAATTAAAGTATTAACTTTAATTCGGGGCTATGATTTACGTCCACAAACCAGGCACACCGAAAGCGATCTCCATTCTCCCATTTTGTCCCTACTCTCTCCGTAATAGATCTGTTTTTCTCTGTTACAAGTACCACTtaataaatcatcattttaAATAGTTTACCCTTTCTCACATTTAGTGGTGGCACTCCGAAAAGGGGCGAAAGGTTGGTATCATCATCCAGTTACTTACTCCAAATTCTCCATAattgatgtttgtatgtttttgtcgTGCGGTGGTATGATCTGCGCACTGTTCGTCCAGTACACCTTGTAGCCGTTGTCTTCCTTCGGGTTGTGGGACGCCGTCACCATGATGCCGGCCAGACACTTGAGCTCGAGCACGGCGAACGGCACGAACGGTGTCGCGACCGTGCGGCTGTACAGCCAGACCGGAATGTTTTCGTGCAGAAAGACGCAAGCACTTAGCTCAGCGAATCTAGAATCGAGGCATAGAATATATCGTTTAGGTAAGGTTAGTTTTAGTTTGTGGTATGGCCGTAATGGGGAGACACTTTTAAACAGCTAACCAAACACAAGCGAAAACTTATTgtgtttaattatttgctgcggcttcttctgcttcttagTGAAGTCGTCGGCTTGCATGGATAGGTAAACGGGTTCTGTTCAATAAGAAGCAGTCAACAAATTATTAAACACACGTGGCTTTGCAGCTCGTTCTAGAACAGTCTCTGACGCCAACATAACTCTGCCAATTTCGCAGCACAAAATGAGTAACGAATCGGTCTAGTCACAATGCTCAAGAGGACATTCACCGAGGACATAAAGGATGCATGCTTCAGTGGGCTAATTTTCCAGAGTTAGCTCACAAAGCCGTCTCTACTAGTTCATTTGTTCGGTTGCTAGCACGTTTGATGTTACTAGTGGAACGATGGTAGAAGCACAacgtcctcctcgtcgtcgtcgtcttgtTCACTGATCTACTTGCAGGAACTTCCAGGAAACGTCTAAAATCCACCATCCTTTCCAAATCCTCCtaaacacacactaacacacactcgcacacactgGTTCACTTCCGTACCTTTTGCTGTTGTACCGCCCGTCGTACCCCAGCACCACGCCCCGCGAACGGTCCTCCGCCGACGGGTAGCACTGCAGCAAGTACTTGGCCAATCCTTGCGCCGACTGTATGACCACCAGATCGTTCATCGCATTAAACCCGGCCTGCATCACGCCGCGCAGCCCGGCCGTACCGAAGGTGAGCCGCTGCAGCAACCGGTCCCCGAGCACCTTCCACTCACTGCGCCGTGCCAGCTCGCGTACCTCCTCCAAAGTCTTTtcattctgtgtgtgtggggggtaAAAAAGGGACATAAAATGTTGGTTGGtcggtaaaaaaaacacacaatgaAAATCCAAATCCAGCGTGGAGTTTGCACTGCTATCTGCTTCGCTTACCTTATCCCAGCGCAACCATTCGGCTATTCGTTGGTTCAGCTCAGCGGAACCCGAATCAAATTCCATCCTTTTGTTCACGGGCGAAAAGCGAGCGAGGTGCAAGAAACGGTTGTGTGGTTTCGCCGCGTTCACAGCAAGTTTGATATGCCGATGGATTATGGTCCCCGGGTGTTTGCTCGTTCACGTCCGCTTCGTGAATCGTGCGATGGCACTCTGTGTGCAGTCAGGCGATGGTTAATCCCACACGAATTTCGGGCTCGGTCTGaccaacggcagcagcagcagaagcaccaGTGTCGCTCGGGtatggtgtatgtgtgcctgtgCTTGTTGAACACGCGGGGACGCGCGATGCTACTCACGATTAGAGCCGTGTTTTGCGGAACTGAAAATAAATAACGTCAAGTTAAACACATCGGAACAGATTAGAAATTGTGTCCGTCTTTGGATCGTCGCTGTCAGCGTGTCGTGGTGGGCAATAAATTTGAAACGATGttccctctgtccctctctctccctctcttatCAATAGTACGTTCGTTTACGCTCACAGATTGCAAATAACGATGAGACGCCCGCGATCGCGATGGAAACGTTTATGGGGAGGACACAGGCTGGCTTCgagcataaaacaattttgggcggtgtgtgtgtcttactGCCTGGACACAATTGATATAGACACTTCGTCCCGGCACAGTTGTATAAACCGGCGGCAAtcccgtgttttttttgttgttgctccgcTTAAGCGCGATAATGCGCTTATCAAATTTGCGCCTCAATCGTCGGTATTATGTCGACACACCGTCCCCTGGGGTGCCCGCTTATGGAACGGTGGGAT
Proteins encoded:
- the LOC120955169 gene encoding phosphopentomutase, with the protein product MEFDSGSAELNQRIAEWLRWDKNEKTLEEVRELARRSEWKVLGDRLLQRLTFGTAGLRGVMQAGFNAMNDLVVIQSAQGLAKYLLQCYPSAEDRSRGVVLGYDGRYNSKRFAELSACVFLHENIPVWLYSRTVATPFVPFAVLELKCLAGIMVTASHNPKEDNGYKVYWTNSAQIIPPHDKNIQTSIMENLEPLESSWNLELLLSDKLNDPYDQMVELYFRKLQANVPQPFIRDYNAASPLRFVYSAMHGVGYPFVVKAFECARLPAVVAVPEQRDPDPEFRTVKFPNPEEGKSSLVLSMQLANETGCDVILANDPDADRLACAEKDAKGEWRVFSGNELGALLGWWAIRCYREQYPDRSLSDCYLIASTVSSKMCRSIANVDGLNFIETLTGFKWMGNKSVELLAQGKTVLFAFEEAIGFMFSPTVLDKDGVSAACHLATMACYLRATSNQSLADKLNELYDIYGFHCTLASYHFCYEPPVMERIFKRIRNMGPAGDAQQDENYPQTVGAGRFKIADVRDLTTGYDSSQPDGRAVLPTSKSSQMITFSFENGAVVTLRTSGTEPKIKYYAEMCAQPGQRDWNGSKATLREMVDCIVEELLQPKENNLTPRSD